The following are encoded together in the Sphingomonas insulae genome:
- a CDS encoding TonB-dependent receptor domain-containing protein translates to MIRYLTATALVSTLGLLSTGAVAQNTGAPAPGAQQGSSVPNPEGSTPIGGDQSSTTDAGPGANDGDIVVTGSRIRRPNLESTVPIASVRPQDIYSRADPNLGETLNDLPQLRSTFSQQNPGSGIGIAGLNLLDLRGLGVQRTLVLVNGRRHVASDIQNTAAAVDINTIPTDLIERVDVVTGGNSAVYGSDAIAGVVNFVLKTNFDGLQLRAGDSIPEYKAGGNRYLSAIAGKNFADGRGNLTASLEYSKQDRLFASSIPFLRRADGFVTNDTDGAGLTNGSDGIFDTVFAQNIRSSTIARYGLVPVVQTRNAAAPCGTGIPSGSGTRTNYNCNYIFDSQGNLALQTGNRISTGPTGTFLGGNGDNNREDRLLSVLPKNERFSANILGHFKASDAADFFVEAKYARAHTVGANSGPAFNQGFNQTFADYRANYRLDNPFLSTSARTTLTNAILASGSNTSLTGSGGALTAADRAAIANGSYRFTVARNFTDLGIRDEDTVREVYRVVLGVRGDVTPHVNYEVSGNYGRANQRITILGNVNQQRLLLAQDAGIDPNNPGLGIQCRSKFDPAARGIIADLDGNPAAAARLASDIAACVPYNAFGGLDNSASRDYIVSNSGSRGRLEQYNATAFVNVDSGGFFNLPGGAVAVVVGGEYRREKARFVADQDVQDGLTFLNALQTFTPPALEVAEGFGELNIPILKDMPFFQSLSLSGAARYSHYNSAYGSTGGVWAWNFGGEWSPIRDIRFRANYGKAVRAPNYTDTATPSNQDFAPGFLDPCNSGRIGAGTPQRQGNCQADLGALLNNADFQGLTNLGYSLELVSGSNPNLRQETSKSLTVGAVLTPRFLPGFDLTVDYFDIDVSNVITAASAQQIVDLCYDNRQFCDLFQRYTGTGTGPNGEVPGQILQGSLLQSSLNFASLKRRGIDVQANYNHQIADDVRLNLRGYYTHQLRNSNFTDPTRPNFETRLLNQLGDPKDEFTFNADVSMGKFTLGYGMHYIGPMLTTAYANIYPINGNPPLNEDVISIRNYPDVFYHNVRASVQIGATTETKKGMEWFVGVDNVGNRKPPLGSTGTGAGSAIYEILGRSFFTGVRATF, encoded by the coding sequence ATGATCAGATATTTAACGGCGACGGCGTTGGTGAGCACGCTCGGCCTGCTTTCCACTGGCGCAGTGGCGCAGAATACCGGTGCCCCTGCGCCCGGCGCACAGCAGGGCAGCAGCGTTCCCAACCCGGAAGGAAGTACGCCGATCGGCGGCGATCAGTCCTCGACGACGGATGCGGGGCCGGGTGCCAACGATGGGGATATCGTCGTCACGGGCTCCCGCATCCGGCGGCCCAACCTCGAATCGACAGTTCCCATCGCGTCCGTACGCCCGCAGGATATCTATAGCCGCGCCGACCCCAATCTTGGCGAAACGCTCAACGACCTTCCCCAGCTGCGCAGCACGTTCTCGCAGCAGAACCCCGGATCCGGCATCGGTATTGCCGGTCTCAATCTGCTCGATCTGCGTGGATTGGGGGTGCAGCGCACACTGGTCCTGGTGAACGGTCGCCGGCATGTCGCGTCCGATATCCAGAACACGGCTGCTGCGGTCGATATCAACACGATCCCGACCGACCTGATCGAGCGGGTCGATGTCGTCACCGGGGGCAACTCCGCCGTTTACGGATCGGATGCGATCGCGGGTGTGGTCAACTTCGTTCTCAAAACGAACTTCGACGGTCTTCAGCTGCGCGCGGGCGATAGCATCCCCGAATATAAGGCCGGCGGAAACCGCTACCTTTCGGCTATCGCAGGCAAGAATTTCGCCGACGGCCGGGGCAACCTGACCGCCTCACTTGAATATTCGAAGCAGGACCGTCTGTTTGCATCGAGTATCCCCTTCCTGCGGCGGGCCGACGGATTCGTGACCAACGATACCGATGGCGCCGGATTGACCAACGGAAGCGACGGTATCTTCGATACCGTGTTCGCGCAGAACATCCGTTCGTCGACGATTGCCCGCTATGGCCTGGTTCCCGTCGTGCAGACCCGCAATGCGGCTGCGCCCTGCGGAACCGGTATTCCGAGCGGTAGTGGCACCCGGACAAACTACAATTGCAATTACATCTTCGATTCCCAGGGCAATCTGGCGCTTCAGACAGGCAACCGCATCAGCACGGGGCCGACCGGGACGTTCCTGGGCGGAAACGGCGATAACAACCGCGAAGACCGCCTGCTGTCGGTGCTGCCGAAGAACGAGCGGTTCTCGGCGAACATCCTGGGCCATTTCAAGGCCAGCGATGCTGCCGACTTCTTCGTCGAGGCGAAGTACGCGCGGGCCCATACCGTCGGTGCCAATTCCGGCCCGGCCTTCAACCAGGGCTTCAACCAGACGTTTGCCGACTATCGCGCCAATTACCGGCTCGATAATCCGTTCCTGAGCACGTCGGCGCGGACCACGCTGACGAATGCCATCCTCGCGTCGGGCAGCAACACGAGCCTTACGGGTAGCGGCGGCGCGCTGACCGCTGCCGATCGGGCCGCCATTGCGAACGGTAGCTATCGCTTCACGGTCGCCCGCAACTTCACCGACCTTGGCATTCGTGATGAGGATACGGTCCGCGAGGTGTACCGCGTGGTGCTCGGCGTTCGCGGCGACGTCACCCCGCACGTGAACTATGAGGTGTCGGGAAATTACGGTCGCGCCAACCAGCGGATCACGATCCTCGGCAACGTCAATCAGCAACGTTTGCTGCTTGCGCAGGATGCCGGAATCGACCCCAACAATCCGGGTCTCGGCATTCAATGCCGTTCGAAGTTCGATCCTGCTGCGCGAGGGATCATCGCAGACCTCGACGGCAATCCTGCGGCTGCTGCCCGGCTTGCAAGCGATATCGCCGCCTGCGTACCCTATAACGCGTTCGGGGGGCTCGATAACAGCGCTTCCAGGGATTACATCGTCAGCAATTCGGGCAGCCGCGGCCGTCTGGAACAATATAACGCGACCGCCTTCGTCAACGTGGACAGCGGTGGGTTCTTCAACCTCCCCGGTGGCGCAGTGGCGGTCGTGGTGGGCGGTGAATACCGGCGCGAAAAAGCTCGCTTCGTCGCGGACCAGGATGTGCAGGATGGCTTGACGTTCCTCAACGCCCTGCAGACCTTCACGCCACCCGCTCTCGAAGTCGCGGAAGGTTTCGGCGAGCTGAATATCCCGATCCTGAAGGACATGCCGTTTTTCCAGAGCCTGAGCCTGAGCGGTGCGGCCCGCTATTCGCACTATAACTCTGCTTATGGTTCGACCGGCGGGGTGTGGGCGTGGAATTTTGGCGGAGAATGGTCGCCGATCAGGGACATCCGCTTCCGCGCCAATTACGGCAAGGCCGTGCGCGCGCCAAACTATACGGATACCGCGACTCCGTCGAACCAGGACTTTGCGCCCGGGTTCCTTGACCCGTGCAACTCCGGTCGCATCGGGGCCGGTACGCCGCAGCGCCAGGGGAATTGTCAGGCGGATCTCGGCGCGCTCCTCAACAACGCCGATTTCCAGGGTTTGACCAACCTTGGTTATTCGCTGGAGCTGGTCAGCGGCAGCAATCCCAACCTTCGTCAGGAAACCTCCAAGTCGTTGACTGTGGGTGCCGTATTGACGCCGCGTTTCCTTCCTGGCTTCGATCTCACGGTCGATTATTTCGATATCGATGTCAGCAACGTCATCACGGCCGCGTCGGCGCAGCAGATCGTCGATCTCTGCTACGATAATCGCCAGTTCTGCGACCTCTTCCAGCGGTATACCGGCACGGGCACTGGCCCTAACGGCGAGGTGCCCGGGCAGATTCTGCAGGGATCGCTTCTTCAGTCGAGCTTGAACTTCGCTTCTTTGAAGCGGCGTGGCATCGACGTTCAGGCAAACTACAACCATCAGATTGCGGATGATGTGCGCTTGAACCTGCGTGGATATTACACCCATCAGCTGAGGAACAGCAACTTCACCGATCCGACCCGGCCGAACTTCGAAACCCGCCTGCTTAATCAGCTGGGGGATCCGAAGGACGAATTCACGTTCAACGCGGATGTGAGCATGGGTAAATTCACCCTTGGCTATGGGATGCATTACATCGGCCCGATGCTGACCACGGCCTATGCGAACATCTACCCGATCAACGGCAATCCTCCGCTGAACGAGGATGTGATTTCGATCCGCAATTATCCGGACGTGTTCTATCACAATGTGCGCGCTTCGGTTCAGATCGGCGCCACGACGGAAACCAAAAAGGGGATGGAATGGTTCGTAGGTGTCGACAACGTCGGCAACCGTAAGCCGCCGCTGGGCTCGACCGGTACGGGTGCCGGCAGCGCCATCTACGAAATCCTCGGCCGCAGCTTCTTCACCGGGGTTCGCGCAACGTTCTGA
- a CDS encoding 2OG-Fe(II) oxygenase → MADPVQHARQIARAGHGPAAVALLEDAGRRGNSTAFAELAAWLLRGDIIPRDVSRARSTLRQAVEIGHVDAALLEVALTANGTGAPADWRGAFSLLAVAARNDPVAAQQLALVRAMKLDDAGYPSTAFDIEVLSAEPYIAVCRGALSAQESLHLAAIANPLLEPSVVVDPVTRRPVAHPVRSSFNATIGPAQETLPIAAFSRRLEVLTNTPLGNGEPLQILRYTVGQEYKLHSDAIPGEPNQRTVTAITYMNDGYDGGETYFPSQQIVVTPRAGDILIFHNTTADGVADPRSRHAGLPVTKGVKWIATKWLRNSRYNPWDS, encoded by the coding sequence ATGGCTGATCCTGTTCAACACGCTCGACAGATTGCGCGTGCAGGACACGGACCTGCCGCAGTTGCGCTGCTCGAAGACGCGGGCAGGCGAGGGAACAGCACCGCTTTTGCCGAACTTGCGGCCTGGCTGCTGCGCGGTGACATCATTCCGAGAGATGTATCTCGGGCCCGATCGACACTGCGCCAGGCTGTCGAAATCGGCCACGTCGATGCCGCCCTGCTGGAGGTGGCGCTGACGGCAAATGGTACGGGGGCGCCGGCTGACTGGCGTGGGGCCTTCTCCCTCCTCGCCGTTGCTGCGCGCAACGATCCGGTTGCCGCGCAGCAACTGGCACTGGTCCGGGCTATGAAGCTGGACGACGCCGGCTACCCTTCAACCGCGTTCGACATCGAGGTGCTTTCGGCAGAGCCTTATATCGCCGTGTGCCGGGGGGCATTGTCAGCGCAGGAAAGCTTGCATCTCGCCGCCATCGCGAACCCTCTGCTTGAGCCCAGCGTAGTTGTAGATCCGGTAACGCGCAGGCCGGTTGCGCATCCCGTCAGAAGCTCGTTCAACGCAACGATCGGGCCAGCGCAGGAAACCTTGCCGATCGCTGCATTCAGCCGCCGGCTCGAGGTGCTCACGAACACACCCCTGGGCAATGGCGAGCCATTGCAGATTTTGCGCTACACCGTTGGGCAAGAGTATAAACTGCACTCGGACGCGATCCCCGGCGAGCCCAATCAGCGGACCGTGACCGCTATAACATATATGAACGATGGCTATGACGGAGGCGAAACCTACTTCCCGTCCCAACAGATCGTCGTCACGCCCCGGGCAGGGGATATCCTGATTTTCCATAACACAACGGCAGATGGTGTCGCCGATCCCCGTAGCCGGCATGCAGGGCTACCGGTGACCAAAGGTGTAAAGTGGATCGCAACCAAGTGGTTACGCAATTCCCGATACAATCCATGGGACAGCTAG
- a CDS encoding penicillin acylase family protein: MDKVLRCARNPVILLALLTMAPTSAPPPATRWQAQAARVTITRDDWGIPHIQGQTDADAVFGLMYAQAEDDFPRIEANYLAALGRTAEAYGEDAIWADLRQRLFVDPAALQADYAASPAWLRTLMQAWADGLNYYLATHPQTRPKVLTRFEPWMALSFTEGSIGGDIERISLSDLKIFYGTPTPPTPAELGMVPREPSGSNGIAIAPRLTANGKALLLINPHTSFYFRSEAQMTSAEGLNAYGASTWGQFFIYQGFNPRAGWMHTSSTVDNVDEFAERIGRRGAGYVYRYGTQQRPVATRTLTLRYRKADGAMAARRVTTYRTHHGPIVAMKAGRWIATALMWRPVPALEQSYLRTKARDLASYMAVAERKANASNDTLFADDTGEIAFLMPQFMPVRSDRFDYTRPVDGSDPATDWHGLHSLASLPSVAAPRTGWVHNTNDWPWSAAGPGSPRAKDYPRYMDQVGGNARGVHADLLLTGKTGWTPDTLRAAAFDPYLPAFARLLPGLVGAWDALPARDPRRAALAAPIALLKGWDYRWSQGSAATSLAVFWGDHLWREVGSFAQAERLNVPDYIATRVGADARLAALSAAVDQLSRDFGDWRVPWGTINRFQRIDDAIAPHFDDAKPSLPVPFTSAQWGSLASFGAKPWPGTKRYYGTSGNSFVAIVEFGPRVKAMAVMAGGQSGDATSRHFADQTARYAQGRLRPVYFYPDDLKGHVERRYRPGG; the protein is encoded by the coding sequence ATGGATAAGGTCCTTCGGTGCGCGCGCAATCCGGTGATCCTGCTGGCCCTGCTGACGATGGCCCCCACGTCCGCGCCGCCGCCCGCGACACGCTGGCAGGCGCAGGCCGCGCGCGTCACCATCACGCGCGACGATTGGGGCATCCCGCATATCCAGGGGCAGACGGATGCCGATGCGGTGTTCGGCCTGATGTATGCGCAGGCCGAGGACGACTTTCCCCGGATCGAGGCCAATTACCTCGCCGCGCTCGGCCGGACGGCGGAGGCTTATGGCGAGGATGCGATCTGGGCCGATCTGCGCCAACGGCTGTTCGTCGATCCCGCCGCGCTGCAGGCCGACTATGCCGCCAGCCCGGCCTGGTTGCGCACGCTGATGCAGGCCTGGGCCGACGGGCTGAATTACTATCTGGCGACCCATCCGCAGACCAGGCCCAAAGTCCTGACCCGCTTCGAACCGTGGATGGCGCTCAGCTTCACCGAGGGCAGCATCGGCGGCGATATCGAGCGGATATCGCTCAGCGATCTGAAAATCTTCTACGGCACGCCCACCCCGCCCACGCCCGCGGAGCTGGGCATGGTGCCGCGCGAGCCGTCGGGATCGAACGGCATCGCCATCGCGCCGCGCCTGACCGCGAACGGCAAGGCGCTGCTGCTGATCAACCCGCACACCAGCTTCTATTTCCGGTCCGAGGCGCAGATGACGAGCGCCGAAGGCCTCAACGCCTATGGCGCGAGCACCTGGGGCCAGTTCTTCATCTATCAGGGCTTCAACCCCAGGGCCGGATGGATGCACACCTCGTCGACCGTCGACAATGTCGATGAATTCGCCGAGCGGATCGGGCGGCGGGGCGCGGGCTATGTCTACCGCTACGGCACGCAGCAGCGTCCGGTCGCGACGCGCACGCTCACGCTGCGCTATCGGAAGGCCGACGGCGCGATGGCGGCGCGGCGCGTCACCACCTATCGCACGCATCACGGCCCGATCGTCGCGATGAAGGCGGGGCGCTGGATCGCGACCGCCCTGATGTGGCGGCCCGTCCCCGCCCTGGAACAGAGCTATCTGCGGACCAAGGCGCGCGATCTTGCCAGCTATATGGCGGTCGCCGAGCGCAAGGCGAATGCGTCCAACGACACGCTGTTCGCCGACGACACGGGCGAGATCGCGTTCCTGATGCCGCAGTTCATGCCGGTGCGCAGCGACCGGTTCGACTATACCCGCCCCGTCGACGGCAGCGATCCGGCGACCGACTGGCACGGTCTGCACAGCCTTGCCAGCCTGCCGAGCGTCGCCGCCCCGCGTACCGGATGGGTGCACAATACCAACGATTGGCCATGGAGCGCGGCCGGCCCCGGCAGTCCGCGGGCCAAGGACTATCCGCGATACATGGATCAGGTCGGCGGCAACGCGCGCGGCGTGCATGCCGACCTGTTGCTGACGGGCAAGACCGGCTGGACGCCCGACACGCTCCGCGCCGCCGCGTTCGATCCCTATCTGCCCGCCTTCGCACGATTGCTGCCCGGCCTGGTCGGGGCATGGGATGCCCTGCCCGCCCGCGATCCGCGCCGGGCGGCGCTGGCCGCCCCGATCGCCTTGCTGAAGGGCTGGGACTATCGCTGGAGCCAGGGTTCGGCAGCGACCAGCCTTGCCGTGTTCTGGGGCGACCATCTGTGGCGTGAGGTCGGCAGCTTCGCGCAAGCCGAACGGCTGAACGTCCCCGACTATATCGCCACCCGTGTCGGCGCGGACGCGAGGCTTGCCGCACTGTCCGCCGCGGTCGACCAGCTGAGCCGCGATTTCGGCGACTGGCGCGTGCCATGGGGAACGATCAACCGGTTCCAGCGGATCGACGATGCGATCGCGCCGCATTTCGACGATGCAAAGCCGTCCCTGCCGGTGCCCTTCACCTCGGCGCAATGGGGCAGCCTGGCCTCGTTCGGCGCAAAGCCGTGGCCGGGGACGAAACGCTACTACGGCACCAGCGGCAACAGCTTCGTCGCCATCGTCGAATTCGGTCCGCGGGTGAAGGCGATGGCGGTGATGGCCGGCGGCCAGAGCGGCGATGCGACATCGCGCCATTTCGCCGACCAGACCGCGCGCTATGCGCAAGGCAGGCTTCGCCCGGTCTATTTCTATCCCGACGACCTGAAGGGTCATGTCGAACGGCGCTATCGGCCGGGCGGCTAG
- a CDS encoding LysR family transcriptional regulator, giving the protein MRGSLGRDKGKDHASANDHRADAGMNLRHIEVFHAVYANGSVSAAARALNVSQPSVTKVLQHAETLLGFALFERTRGRLVPTQEAHALFNDVADIQERVYQLRKASQNVKRGRGAMLRISTLPSLGLGALPEAVSRFLAAQPGVGFELHTVHHDDMVRKLYERETDIVISYEVPRAAAVASRRLGRGEMVAMFRTADFPDASARLTLDQLRGRPFITTVESGPQGRALSAEMARLDVVLDEVVASRTFFVAAALVRAGVGLTIVDSFTAQASLTPDLSIRPLDPPIGFDVHAVYLESRPLGKLADQFLKHLAQGLHA; this is encoded by the coding sequence ATGCGAGGCAGCCTAGGGCGGGACAAGGGGAAAGACCATGCATCGGCAAACGATCACCGGGCTGATGCCGGCATGAACCTGCGCCATATCGAGGTGTTCCACGCGGTCTATGCCAATGGGTCGGTCAGTGCCGCGGCGCGGGCGCTCAACGTCTCGCAACCCTCGGTCACCAAGGTGTTGCAGCATGCCGAGACGTTGCTCGGCTTCGCGCTGTTCGAACGGACGCGGGGGCGGCTGGTGCCCACCCAGGAGGCGCACGCGCTGTTCAACGACGTGGCCGACATCCAGGAACGCGTCTACCAGCTGCGCAAGGCGAGCCAGAACGTGAAGCGCGGCCGCGGCGCGATGCTGCGGATCTCGACGTTGCCTTCGCTCGGGCTCGGCGCGCTGCCCGAGGCGGTTTCGCGGTTCCTCGCCGCGCAACCGGGCGTCGGGTTCGAGCTGCACACGGTCCACCACGACGACATGGTCCGCAAGCTGTACGAGCGCGAGACCGATATCGTCATCAGTTACGAGGTGCCGCGCGCCGCCGCGGTGGCGAGCCGCAGGCTGGGGCGCGGCGAGATGGTCGCGATGTTCCGGACCGCCGATTTCCCCGACGCCTCCGCCCGGCTGACGCTCGACCAGCTGCGCGGCCGGCCGTTCATCACCACCGTCGAGAGCGGGCCGCAGGGGCGTGCGCTGTCGGCGGAGATGGCGCGGCTCGACGTCGTGCTCGACGAGGTCGTCGCGTCGCGCACGTTCTTCGTGGCGGCCGCCCTGGTCCGGGCGGGCGTCGGCCTGACCATCGTCGATAGCTTCACCGCACAGGCGTCGCTGACCCCGGACCTGTCGATCCGGCCGCTGGACCCGCCAATCGGGTTCGACGTCCATGCCGTATATCTGGAAAGCCGGCCGCTGGGAAAACTCGCCGACCAGTTCCTGAAACATCTCGCACAGGGGCTGCACGCATAG
- the dgcN gene encoding N-acetyltransferase DgcN: protein MIVGPFLLYIGRIANPLDIKTSRGMAVFRREDCVGEFRHDDGPLTLGLPRFDFAEAVAAGARTLILGVAAAGGRMDATMIADVVAALDAGLDVAAGLHQRLRDAPAIAAAAQAGGRKLYDVRDPAAPPQVGTGQPRAGRRLLTVGTDCAVGKMYTALHLTAGLRSRGVAADFRATGQTGIMIAGAGVPIDAVVADFLSGAVEWLSPARHDNGWDVIEGQGSLFHPSFAGVSTGLLHGAQPDAVVLCHDPLRTHLRGLPHMPVPDIVMCLDRNLAVARLTNPMVQAVGVSLNTARMAAPDALALCGAIADRTGLPCVDPVTTGVAPILDRLSARAIAA, encoded by the coding sequence GTGATCGTCGGCCCCTTCCTGCTGTATATCGGCCGCATCGCCAATCCGCTCGACATCAAGACCTCGCGCGGCATGGCGGTGTTCCGGCGTGAGGATTGCGTCGGCGAATTCCGCCATGACGATGGTCCGTTGACGCTGGGCCTGCCGCGGTTCGATTTTGCGGAGGCGGTCGCGGCAGGGGCGCGAACGCTGATCCTCGGCGTCGCGGCGGCGGGCGGGCGCATGGATGCGACGATGATCGCCGACGTCGTCGCCGCCCTTGACGCGGGTCTCGACGTCGCGGCCGGACTGCACCAGCGGCTGCGCGATGCGCCTGCCATCGCGGCCGCGGCGCAGGCGGGCGGGCGGAAGCTGTACGACGTCCGCGACCCTGCCGCGCCGCCGCAGGTCGGCACCGGCCAGCCGCGGGCAGGGCGTCGGCTGCTGACGGTCGGCACCGATTGCGCGGTCGGCAAGATGTACACCGCGCTGCACCTGACGGCGGGCCTGCGCTCGCGCGGCGTCGCGGCCGACTTCCGCGCGACCGGGCAGACGGGGATCATGATCGCCGGGGCGGGCGTGCCGATCGACGCGGTCGTCGCCGATTTCCTGTCGGGCGCGGTCGAATGGCTGTCGCCCGCGCGCCACGATAACGGCTGGGACGTGATCGAGGGGCAGGGGTCGCTGTTCCACCCGTCGTTCGCCGGCGTTTCGACCGGTCTTCTCCACGGCGCGCAGCCCGACGCGGTGGTGCTGTGCCATGATCCGCTGCGCACGCATCTGCGCGGACTGCCGCACATGCCCGTGCCCGATATTGTTATGTGCCTCGACCGCAATCTGGCGGTCGCGCGGCTGACCAACCCCATGGTGCAGGCCGTCGGCGTCTCGCTCAACACCGCACGCATGGCAGCGCCTGATGCCCTGGCATTGTGTGGCGCGATCGCGGATCGCACCGGGCTTCCCTGCGTCGATCCCGTGACGACGGGTGTCGCGCCGATCCTCGACCGCCTGTCCGCGCGCGCCATCGCTGCCTGA